From Micromonospora echinospora, one genomic window encodes:
- a CDS encoding TrkH family potassium uptake protein → MPVSAPGAVLRHEDWLVRRLLRHPVRIVPLGFLVAILLGTGLLMLPPATEEHRITPFLTALFTATSAVSVTGMVVVDTPDYWTPVGLVMITVLTQVGGLGILTGGTLVILLVARQLGLRNRLLVQAETAEFGIGDVRRLLLRIGLTMLVCEAVMTTVLALRFVLAYDYSPGRALWYGFFHAVQAFNNGGFSLYRDNLTGFAHDGWVTLPLAFGSIIGGLGFPALFEATRSWRRPGRWTIGTKLTVWGSLVLLAVAFAVLLAAEWSNPRTLGSLGWEGKALAAFTQDAFVRTGGFNTLDITGLDEASYPLLIALMFIGGGSASTAGGIKVATFFLLAFAIWAEVRGEPDVTVGRRRAATASQRQALTVALLSVALVVAGTVALILLTERLSYDRALFEVTSAFSTTGLSTGVAPTLPPAGQLILIALMYIGRVGTLTLGSAIALNTRRRLYRYPEEQPIVG, encoded by the coding sequence ATGCCCGTTTCCGCACCCGGTGCCGTGCTCCGGCACGAAGATTGGCTGGTGCGCCGGCTTCTCCGTCACCCCGTGCGGATCGTGCCCCTCGGTTTCCTGGTGGCGATCCTGCTCGGCACGGGTCTGCTGATGCTGCCCCCGGCGACCGAGGAGCACCGGATCACCCCCTTCCTCACCGCCCTGTTCACCGCGACCTCGGCGGTTTCGGTCACCGGGATGGTCGTGGTGGACACGCCGGACTACTGGACCCCGGTCGGACTGGTGATGATCACCGTCCTGACGCAGGTCGGCGGTCTGGGCATCCTCACCGGTGGCACCCTGGTCATCCTGCTGGTGGCCCGTCAGCTGGGGCTGCGCAACCGGTTGCTGGTGCAGGCGGAGACGGCCGAGTTCGGCATCGGTGACGTACGCCGGTTGCTGCTCAGGATCGGCCTCACCATGCTGGTCTGCGAGGCCGTGATGACCACGGTCCTGGCCCTGCGCTTCGTCCTCGCCTACGATTATTCGCCGGGCCGGGCCCTCTGGTACGGCTTCTTCCACGCGGTCCAGGCGTTCAACAACGGCGGCTTCTCCCTCTACCGGGACAACCTGACCGGCTTCGCGCACGACGGGTGGGTCACCCTGCCACTGGCGTTCGGCTCGATCATCGGCGGGCTCGGCTTCCCCGCGCTCTTCGAGGCCACCCGGAGCTGGCGACGACCGGGCCGCTGGACGATCGGCACCAAGCTGACCGTCTGGGGCAGCCTGGTGCTGCTCGCGGTCGCCTTCGCCGTCCTGCTGGCCGCCGAATGGAGCAACCCCCGCACGCTCGGCTCCCTCGGCTGGGAGGGCAAGGCGTTGGCCGCCTTCACCCAGGACGCGTTCGTCCGCACCGGCGGGTTCAACACGCTGGACATCACCGGGTTGGACGAGGCGAGCTATCCCCTGCTGATCGCCCTGATGTTCATCGGCGGCGGCAGCGCCAGCACCGCCGGGGGCATCAAGGTCGCCACCTTCTTCCTGCTCGCCTTCGCCATCTGGGCCGAGGTGCGGGGCGAGCCGGACGTCACCGTCGGACGGCGTCGGGCGGCCACGGCGAGCCAACGTCAGGCGCTCACCGTGGCCCTGCTCAGCGTGGCGCTGGTGGTGGCCGGCACGGTGGCGCTGATCCTGCTGACCGAGCGGCTGAGCTACGACCGGGCCCTGTTCGAGGTGACCTCGGCGTTCAGCACCACCGGGCTCTCCACCGGCGTAGCGCCCACCCTCCCACCCGCCGGACAGCTCATCCTGATCGCCCTCATGTACATCGGGCGGGTCGGCACCCTCACCCTCGGGTCGGCGATCGCGTTGAACACCCGAAGACGGCTGTACCGGTACCCGGAGGAGCAACCCATTGTCGGCTAG
- a CDS encoding branched-chain amino acid ABC transporter permease, whose protein sequence is MSTVVLLTLTGLGLAALYFLVASGLSLVFGLADVLNFAHGLFLGVGAYATWWASGNLPGAGPDGLGFVVAAAFGVLTGALVAVLVELVLIRPLYSRTIAQVLVTVGLSLAGVALLQAVWGADPRPFPRPEWTRQVTSVFGAKVPNAGLLLIVAAGLVLAALLAFLRFTRYGLVIRAGVENREMVTALGIDVRKAFTLVFAIGGAAAALAGALGGVYFGSVSPGQGGSLLIFAFIVVVIGGMGSVVGSAYAAVAVGLLQQFVNYYGTSGLGDICVVALLAVVLLLRPQGIAGKVATA, encoded by the coding sequence ATGAGCACCGTCGTGCTGCTCACCCTGACCGGCCTCGGACTGGCCGCGCTCTACTTCCTGGTCGCCTCCGGGCTCTCCCTGGTGTTCGGCCTGGCCGACGTGCTCAACTTCGCGCACGGGCTCTTCCTCGGCGTGGGGGCGTACGCGACCTGGTGGGCGTCGGGGAACCTGCCCGGCGCCGGCCCGGACGGCCTCGGCTTCGTGGTGGCCGCTGCCTTCGGCGTGCTCACCGGCGCGCTGGTCGCGGTGCTGGTGGAGTTGGTGCTGATCCGGCCGCTCTACTCCCGCACCATCGCGCAGGTCCTGGTCACCGTCGGGCTCTCGCTCGCCGGGGTGGCCCTGCTCCAGGCGGTCTGGGGCGCCGACCCGCGTCCGTTCCCGCGACCGGAGTGGACCCGCCAGGTGACCTCGGTGTTCGGGGCGAAGGTGCCGAACGCCGGGCTGCTGCTGATCGTCGCCGCCGGGCTGGTGCTCGCCGCGCTGCTGGCCTTCCTCCGCTTCACCCGGTACGGCCTGGTGATCCGGGCCGGGGTGGAGAACCGGGAGATGGTCACCGCGCTCGGCATCGACGTGCGGAAGGCGTTCACCCTGGTCTTCGCGATCGGCGGGGCGGCTGCCGCGCTGGCCGGCGCGCTGGGCGGGGTCTACTTCGGCTCGGTCTCGCCCGGTCAGGGCGGCTCGCTGCTGATCTTCGCGTTCATCGTGGTGGTGATCGGCGGGATGGGCTCGGTGGTCGGCTCCGCGTACGCGGCCGTCGCGGTCGGGCTGCTGCAACAGTTCGTGAACTACTACGGCACCTCCGGCCTCGGCGACATCTGCGTCGTCGCGCTGCTGGCCGTGGTGCTGCTGCTCCGTCCGCAGGGCATCGCCGGAAAGGTGGCCACCGCATGA
- a CDS encoding DivIVA domain-containing protein, with amino-acid sequence MGILERLFRPAGRPRHGQARHDQQARHDQARHGRPEQHRRRSPNEGWYRSATCRSLTAGQVRDRQFRSVRRGGLDPLEVYAFLHRVAGELAAARRELTYTTEENVRIKRALRSWQSRFAPRTHR; translated from the coding sequence ATGGGAATCCTGGAGAGACTGTTCCGGCCGGCGGGCCGACCACGCCATGGCCAGGCCCGCCATGACCAACAGGCCCGCCATGACCAGGCCCGGCACGGGCGGCCGGAGCAGCACCGGCGGCGGTCGCCGAACGAGGGGTGGTACCGCTCGGCGACCTGTCGGTCGCTGACCGCCGGGCAGGTCCGCGACCGGCAGTTCCGCAGCGTGCGTCGAGGCGGCCTCGACCCGCTGGAGGTGTACGCGTTCCTGCACCGGGTCGCCGGTGAGCTGGCCGCCGCCCGGCGTGAGCTGACCTACACCACCGAGGAGAACGTCCGGATCAAGCGGGCGCTGCGGAGCTGGCAGTCCCGGTTCGCACCGAGGACGCACCGGTGA
- a CDS encoding SigE family RNA polymerase sigma factor, with the protein MAPATTAGPPGFAEFVNARYVPLVRHGTLLTGDHGHGEDLAQEALVKTYRAWHRLHPDGDAEAYTRRVMVRAAWRAGRRLWRWEIPTGELPDRLAEDPYEPRDTARLVLAALRALPARQRVVLVLRYWAEMREQEIAELLGCSTGTVKSRASRAIASLRRLDGPLAELFEPARVD; encoded by the coding sequence ATGGCCCCCGCCACCACCGCCGGGCCGCCGGGGTTCGCCGAGTTCGTCAACGCCCGGTACGTCCCGCTGGTGCGGCACGGCACGCTGCTCACCGGCGACCACGGGCACGGCGAGGACCTGGCACAGGAGGCGCTGGTCAAGACGTACCGGGCCTGGCACCGGCTCCACCCGGACGGCGACGCCGAGGCGTACACCCGGCGGGTGATGGTGCGGGCGGCCTGGCGGGCCGGACGGCGGCTGTGGCGGTGGGAGATTCCCACCGGGGAACTGCCGGACCGGCTGGCCGAAGACCCGTACGAGCCGCGGGACACCGCCCGCCTGGTGCTCGCCGCGCTCCGTGCGCTCCCCGCCCGGCAGCGCGTGGTGCTGGTCCTGCGGTACTGGGCGGAGATGCGCGAACAGGAGATCGCCGAGCTGTTGGGCTGCTCGACGGGAACGGTGAAGAGCCGGGCCAGCCGGGCGATAGCCAGCCTGCGACGGCTCGACGGGCCCCTGGCCGAACTGTTCGAACCCGCCCGGGTGGACTGA
- a CDS encoding ABC transporter ATP-binding protein, translating to MLATRGLTWRIGEVAIVDDVHLDLTAGEFLGVIGPNGAGKTSLFNLITGLRRPTTGTVLLDGRDISALPPHRRARLGLGRTFQASSVFGSLSVRENVRLAVQAHRGGSMKLWRRAAADREVVAAADAALDRVGLAHRGTALAGTLAHGEKRKLEIALLLAGEPRVMLLDEPMAGVSAEDVPELVSVIKSLTGESGRAVLMVEHHMDVILELADRIAVMHHGALLACDTPETVMANPTVQEAYLGEAL from the coding sequence ATGCTCGCCACCCGCGGTCTGACCTGGCGGATCGGTGAGGTCGCCATCGTCGACGACGTGCACCTCGACCTGACGGCCGGAGAGTTCCTCGGCGTGATCGGGCCGAACGGTGCCGGCAAGACCTCACTGTTCAACCTGATCACCGGCCTGCGTCGCCCCACCACCGGAACGGTCCTGCTGGACGGGAGGGACATCAGCGCCCTCCCGCCGCACCGGCGGGCCCGGCTCGGGCTGGGGCGCACCTTCCAGGCGTCCTCGGTCTTCGGCTCGCTCAGCGTGCGGGAGAACGTGCGGCTCGCCGTCCAGGCGCACCGCGGGGGTTCGATGAAGCTGTGGCGGCGGGCGGCGGCCGACCGGGAGGTGGTCGCCGCCGCCGACGCGGCGCTCGACCGGGTCGGCCTCGCCCACCGGGGTACGGCGCTCGCCGGCACCCTCGCCCACGGCGAGAAGCGCAAGCTGGAGATCGCCCTGCTGCTCGCCGGAGAACCCCGGGTGATGCTGCTGGACGAGCCGATGGCCGGGGTCAGCGCCGAGGACGTCCCCGAACTGGTCAGCGTGATCAAGTCGCTGACCGGGGAGAGCGGCCGGGCGGTGCTCATGGTCGAGCACCACATGGACGTGATCCTGGAGCTGGCCGACCGGATCGCCGTGATGCACCACGGCGCGCTGCTCGCCTGCGACACCCCGGAGACGGTGATGGCCAACCCCACCGTCCAGGAGGCATACCTGGGGGAGGCCCTGTGA
- a CDS encoding GNAT family N-acetyltransferase, translating to MTDGPTPAARVPTPGGDPTLPELVVAWGRGWARCRSTPAPTAVPGGFRVEVGRPGHRVRYVLHRHDAAVLDDLGRRLTAPGTWIKAMGSSAELRGALPPHWTMAPVNHLMSAPFGEGVVTPPAPYAVRIDTTGGAVVATVVDSTGSPAASGRLAPAGSYGVVDQVETTPAHRRRRLGTVVMRALADHGAQHGLRTGILVATDDGRSLYESLGWTTHSTVAAAFLPEN from the coding sequence GTGACCGACGGTCCCACCCCGGCCGCGCGCGTTCCCACGCCTGGCGGCGATCCAACCCTGCCGGAGCTGGTGGTGGCCTGGGGCCGGGGCTGGGCCCGCTGCCGGAGCACACCCGCTCCGACAGCCGTACCCGGGGGCTTCCGGGTCGAGGTGGGGCGGCCGGGCCACCGGGTGCGTTACGTGCTGCACCGCCACGACGCGGCGGTACTGGACGACCTCGGCCGACGCCTGACCGCCCCCGGCACCTGGATCAAGGCCATGGGAAGCTCCGCCGAACTGCGCGGCGCGCTGCCCCCGCACTGGACGATGGCCCCGGTCAACCACCTGATGAGCGCCCCGTTCGGTGAAGGCGTGGTGACCCCGCCCGCGCCGTACGCGGTGCGGATCGACACGACCGGCGGGGCGGTCGTCGCGACGGTGGTGGACTCCACCGGAAGCCCGGCGGCCTCCGGGCGGCTGGCCCCCGCCGGGTCGTACGGCGTCGTGGACCAGGTGGAGACCACGCCCGCGCACCGACGGCGCAGGCTGGGGACGGTCGTCATGCGGGCCCTGGCCGACCATGGCGCGCAACACGGACTACGGACCGGAATCCTGGTCGCCACCGACGACGGGCGCAGCCTCTACGAATCGCTCGGCTGGACGACGCACTCGACCGTGGCGGCGGCCTTCCTACCCGAGAACTGA
- a CDS encoding GntR family transcriptional regulator: protein MPTAQAPYRQIANDIAAKIKSGELKPGDKLPSTRELAEAYRVHMNTASRALSLLHDRELITGQPGRGTYVAERTQ, encoded by the coding sequence ATGCCCACAGCACAAGCCCCATACCGCCAGATCGCCAACGACATCGCCGCGAAGATCAAGAGCGGCGAGTTGAAGCCCGGCGACAAGCTCCCCTCCACCCGCGAGCTGGCCGAGGCGTATCGCGTCCACATGAACACGGCCTCGCGCGCGCTTTCGCTCCTGCACGACCGGGAGCTGATCACCGGACAGCCGGGGCGTGGCACCTACGTCGCCGAACGGACGCAGTGA
- a CDS encoding branched-chain amino acid ABC transporter permease produces the protein MTNSVVDGAVEPPKAAVPAEPRPSGWQRLRPFLPLVALAVAAILPYSTVHLPGIFEGPLNSPGTLQLLAVCLVFGGLAAGYDLLFGRTGMLSFGHALYFAAGVYGTDILVTKAGLPLWQAALLALTGGTTLAALLGAVALRTVGIAFAMVTLAFAQVGAILVARDFGGLTGGEEGLPLDVSGLPAALVGVTNTVNLYWLALAYLAVVVLVVHRVSASPTGRVLAGLRDDERRIGVLGLDPYRFKLVAFTLSGGLATAGGAVYCLIIGGASPHITSSELTLSLLVMVVLGGPGTRWGPVLGGILYMYLDHRLTAFGASEAVDALPGWLSAPLSQPLFVLGTVFILAVYFFPGGLATLATRLGPLRTALTRPRRTP, from the coding sequence ATGACGAACTCCGTGGTCGACGGCGCGGTGGAGCCGCCGAAGGCGGCCGTCCCGGCCGAGCCTAGGCCGTCGGGGTGGCAGCGGCTGCGGCCGTTCCTGCCGCTGGTGGCGTTGGCGGTCGCCGCGATCCTGCCGTACTCGACGGTGCACCTGCCGGGCATCTTCGAGGGGCCGCTGAACTCGCCCGGCACCCTGCAACTGCTCGCCGTCTGCCTGGTCTTCGGCGGGCTCGCCGCCGGCTACGACCTGCTGTTCGGGCGGACCGGGATGCTCTCCTTCGGGCACGCGCTCTACTTCGCCGCCGGGGTGTACGGCACCGACATCCTGGTCACCAAGGCCGGGCTGCCGCTGTGGCAGGCGGCGCTGCTCGCCCTGACCGGCGGGACGACCCTCGCCGCGCTGCTCGGCGCGGTCGCCCTGCGGACCGTGGGTATCGCCTTCGCCATGGTCACCCTGGCGTTCGCCCAGGTCGGGGCGATCCTGGTGGCCCGGGACTTCGGCGGGCTGACCGGCGGTGAGGAGGGGCTTCCGCTGGACGTCTCCGGGCTGCCGGCGGCGCTGGTCGGCGTGACGAACACGGTGAACCTGTACTGGCTGGCGTTGGCGTACCTGGCGGTGGTCGTGCTGGTGGTGCACCGGGTCAGCGCGTCGCCGACCGGACGGGTGCTCGCCGGGCTGCGCGACGACGAGCGGCGGATCGGGGTGCTCGGGCTGGACCCGTACCGCTTCAAGCTGGTCGCGTTCACCCTGTCGGGTGGGCTGGCGACGGCCGGCGGAGCGGTCTACTGCCTGATCATCGGCGGCGCCTCGCCGCACATCACCTCCAGTGAGCTGACGCTCTCCCTGCTGGTCATGGTGGTGCTCGGCGGGCCGGGCACCCGCTGGGGCCCGGTGCTCGGCGGCATCCTCTACATGTACCTCGACCACCGGCTGACCGCCTTCGGGGCGTCCGAGGCGGTGGACGCGCTGCCCGGCTGGCTCAGCGCCCCGCTCTCGCAGCCGCTGTTCGTGCTCGGCACGGTGTTCATCCTGGCGGTCTACTTCTTCCCCGGCGGCCTCGCCACCCTGGCCACCCGGCTGGGCCCGCTCCGCACCGCCCTCACCCGCCCCCGCCGGACCCCCTGA
- a CDS encoding substrate-binding domain-containing protein yields the protein MTVRTTRRAVLAAATMMAAAVAATACGSPQETASGGGDDAAPVKVGLVYSQSGALASYGKQYIEGFRAGLDFATDGTGKVDGRTIEVTEVDDAGDPAKAVSAAKDLIGKGHKILAGSTASGVALQVAPIAAQNKVLFISGPAATDAVTGANRYTFRSGRQSYQDVVTAKSFIGDPAGKKVVVFAQDGAFGDANEAAVKAVIGGAGATVSSVRAPASATDFTPFASQITAAKPDLLFVAWAGTTAPAMWQTLDQQGVLTSTTVVTGLDIRASWATFGAAGTKISFLSHYFDGASDTEAAKALKAKVTGGTLDLFHPDGFAAAQMVVRAVAEGGDDVEKMVTALEGWSFDGVKGKMTIRKEDHALLQPMYQASLTGSGTAFTASAQKSLTGDESAPPVVAMKG from the coding sequence ATGACGGTCCGGACGACGCGGCGCGCGGTCCTCGCCGCCGCCACCATGATGGCTGCGGCGGTCGCCGCGACCGCCTGTGGCAGCCCGCAGGAGACCGCCTCCGGTGGCGGTGACGACGCCGCCCCGGTCAAGGTCGGCCTGGTGTACTCCCAGTCGGGAGCCCTGGCCAGCTACGGCAAGCAGTACATCGAGGGGTTCCGGGCGGGCCTCGACTTCGCCACCGACGGCACGGGCAAGGTCGACGGCCGGACCATCGAGGTCACCGAGGTCGACGACGCCGGTGACCCGGCCAAGGCGGTGTCGGCAGCGAAGGACCTGATCGGCAAGGGGCACAAGATCCTCGCCGGGTCCACCGCCTCCGGGGTGGCGTTGCAGGTCGCCCCGATTGCCGCGCAGAACAAGGTGCTCTTCATCTCCGGCCCGGCCGCCACCGACGCGGTGACCGGTGCGAACCGCTACACGTTCCGGTCCGGCCGGCAGTCGTACCAGGACGTGGTGACCGCCAAGTCGTTCATCGGCGACCCGGCCGGCAAGAAGGTCGTGGTGTTCGCCCAGGACGGCGCGTTCGGCGACGCCAACGAGGCCGCCGTCAAGGCCGTCATCGGCGGCGCCGGGGCGACCGTGAGCAGCGTCCGGGCCCCGGCCAGCGCGACCGACTTCACCCCGTTCGCCAGCCAGATCACCGCCGCCAAGCCGGACCTGCTCTTCGTCGCCTGGGCCGGCACCACCGCCCCGGCGATGTGGCAGACCCTCGACCAGCAGGGCGTGCTGACCTCCACCACGGTCGTCACCGGGCTCGACATCCGTGCCTCCTGGGCGACCTTCGGCGCGGCCGGCACCAAGATCTCGTTCCTGTCGCACTACTTCGACGGGGCCAGCGACACCGAGGCCGCCAAGGCGCTCAAGGCCAAGGTCACCGGCGGGACGCTCGACCTGTTCCACCCGGACGGCTTCGCCGCCGCCCAGATGGTGGTCCGCGCGGTCGCCGAGGGCGGCGACGACGTGGAGAAGATGGTCACCGCGCTCGAAGGCTGGAGCTTCGACGGGGTCAAGGGCAAGATGACCATCCGCAAGGAGGACCACGCCCTGCTCCAGCCGATGTACCAGGCCAGCCTCACCGGCAGCGGCACCGCGTTCACCGCGAGCGCCCAGAAGAGCCTCACCGGCGACGAGTCCGCGCCGCCGGTCGTGGCGATGAAGGGCTGA
- a CDS encoding ABC transporter ATP-binding protein produces MTAILTVEDLSVRIAGLHILQGVSFTVAPTGVTVLLGRNGVGKTTTLRAVVGLTPAGGEVTGRVRMGERSLLDRPTHRLVRDGLGYVPEDRCVFAGLTVAENLRLAERRGSTPAYDRVFALFPELDRRGRQRAGSLSGGQQQMLAIGRVLLNDNKLLLVDEPTKGLAPKVVTEVAEVLERVAETVPVLLVEQNLAVVRRLATDAVVIDAGRVAWSGSARDLLAEAELTKSLLGVGSAEAHSPGPAVARKDQLA; encoded by the coding sequence GTGACCGCCATCCTCACCGTCGAGGACCTGTCGGTCCGGATCGCCGGGCTGCACATCCTCCAGGGGGTGTCCTTCACGGTCGCCCCGACCGGGGTCACCGTGCTGCTCGGGCGCAACGGCGTCGGCAAGACCACCACGTTGCGTGCCGTCGTCGGGCTCACCCCGGCCGGCGGCGAGGTGACCGGCCGGGTCCGGATGGGCGAGCGCAGCCTGCTCGACCGGCCCACCCACCGGCTGGTCCGGGACGGCCTCGGCTACGTACCCGAGGACCGCTGCGTCTTCGCCGGCCTCACCGTCGCCGAGAACCTGCGGCTCGCCGAGCGGCGCGGCAGCACCCCGGCGTACGACCGGGTGTTCGCGCTCTTCCCGGAGCTGGACCGGCGCGGACGCCAGCGGGCCGGCTCGCTCTCCGGCGGCCAGCAGCAGATGCTCGCCATCGGCCGGGTGCTGCTCAACGACAACAAGCTGCTCCTGGTCGACGAGCCGACCAAGGGGCTCGCCCCGAAGGTGGTGACCGAGGTGGCCGAGGTGCTGGAACGCGTCGCCGAGACGGTGCCGGTGCTGCTCGTCGAGCAGAACCTCGCCGTGGTGCGCCGGCTCGCCACCGACGCGGTGGTGATCGACGCCGGGCGGGTCGCCTGGAGCGGCAGCGCCCGGGACCTGCTCGCCGAGGCGGAGCTGACGAAGTCGCTGCTCGGCGTCGGATCGGCGGAGGCGCACTCCCCGGGCCCCGCAGTGGCGAGGAAGGACCAGCTCGCATGA
- a CDS encoding glycerophosphodiester phosphodiesterase translates to MRRTLSALGVAGALLTVAVAVPTATAVGAEAQARPDRSRATDRPVVIAHRGASGYRPEHTLEAYRLAIRMGADYIEPDLVPTKDGVLVARHENEISGTTDVSARPEFAARKTTKTIDGVAVTGWFTEDFTLAELKTLRAKERLPQVRVTNTAYDGRFEVPTLQEVVDVAREEGRKRGRVIGIAPETKHPTYFASIGLPLEEPLVEVLRANKLTKPSSSVVIQSFETANLRKLDKMIDVKLAQLLDASGRPYDFRVAGDPRTYADLATPAGLRWIAGYADIVGAQKNLIVPRDAAGRLLAPTTIVRDAHREKLDVHAWTFRAENQFLAVDHRIGTDPNARGDITAEYELFFRLGLDGVFADHPDTAVAARAGLS, encoded by the coding sequence TTGCGACGTACCCTTTCCGCCCTCGGTGTGGCCGGCGCGCTGCTCACGGTCGCGGTGGCCGTGCCCACCGCCACGGCCGTCGGGGCCGAAGCGCAGGCCCGCCCGGACCGGTCGCGGGCCACCGACCGGCCGGTCGTGATCGCCCACCGTGGGGCGAGCGGCTACCGGCCCGAGCACACCCTGGAGGCGTACCGGCTGGCGATCCGGATGGGCGCGGACTACATCGAGCCCGACCTCGTCCCGACGAAGGACGGCGTGCTGGTCGCCCGGCACGAGAACGAGATCTCCGGGACGACCGACGTGTCCGCCCGACCCGAGTTCGCCGCCCGGAAGACCACGAAGACCATCGACGGGGTCGCGGTGACCGGCTGGTTCACCGAGGACTTCACCCTCGCCGAACTGAAGACGCTGCGCGCCAAGGAACGGCTGCCGCAGGTCCGGGTCACCAACACCGCGTACGACGGCCGGTTCGAGGTGCCCACCCTCCAGGAGGTCGTCGACGTGGCCCGGGAGGAGGGGCGGAAGCGCGGCCGGGTGATCGGCATCGCCCCGGAGACCAAGCACCCCACCTACTTCGCCTCCATCGGGCTGCCCCTGGAGGAGCCGCTGGTCGAGGTGCTCCGGGCCAACAAGCTGACCAAGCCCAGCTCGTCGGTGGTCATCCAGTCCTTCGAGACGGCCAACCTGCGCAAGCTGGACAAGATGATCGACGTCAAGCTGGCGCAGCTCCTCGACGCGTCCGGCCGCCCGTACGACTTCAGGGTCGCCGGTGACCCGCGCACCTACGCCGACCTGGCCACGCCGGCGGGCCTGCGCTGGATCGCCGGGTACGCCGACATCGTCGGCGCGCAGAAGAACCTGATCGTGCCCCGGGACGCCGCCGGCAGGCTGCTCGCGCCGACCACCATCGTCCGGGACGCGCACCGGGAGAAGCTGGACGTGCACGCCTGGACGTTCCGCGCGGAGAACCAGTTCCTCGCCGTCGACCACCGGATCGGCACCGACCCGAACGCCCGGGGCGACATCACCGCCGAGTACGAGCTGTTCTTCCGGCTGGGCCTGGACGGCGTCTTCGCCGACCACCCGGACACGGCCGTCGCCGCGCGCGCCGGCCTCTCCTGA
- a CDS encoding potassium channel family protein: MSARRNPGGDSHGVVVIGLGRFGTYLAVTLTRLGHEVLAIDRDLQTVQRWSSRLDRVVQADATDETALRQLGVADFKRVVVCIGAAVEASILTVLALIEVGESAIWARATSRKHARILSAIGAQHVVFPEAETGERVAHLIVSNMLDFIGFGDDFAIAKVRVPPPLVGRTLAEVAPAARYGVMVVGAKLPGRPYEYAVAETVLPEGSLLIVEGGIDQVQRFAGLT; this comes from the coding sequence TTGTCGGCTAGACGTAACCCCGGCGGAGACAGCCACGGCGTCGTGGTGATCGGGCTGGGCCGGTTCGGCACCTACCTGGCCGTGACCCTCACCCGGCTCGGCCACGAGGTGCTCGCCATCGACCGGGATCTCCAGACGGTGCAGCGGTGGTCGTCCCGGCTGGACCGGGTGGTGCAGGCCGACGCGACCGACGAGACGGCGCTACGCCAACTCGGCGTCGCCGACTTCAAGCGGGTGGTGGTGTGTATCGGCGCGGCGGTGGAGGCGAGCATCCTTACCGTCCTCGCGCTCATCGAGGTCGGCGAGTCGGCGATCTGGGCCCGCGCCACCTCCCGGAAGCACGCCCGGATCCTCTCCGCGATCGGCGCGCAGCACGTGGTCTTCCCGGAGGCGGAGACCGGGGAGCGGGTCGCCCATCTGATCGTCAGCAACATGCTCGACTTCATCGGGTTCGGCGACGACTTCGCCATCGCCAAGGTCCGGGTGCCACCGCCCCTGGTCGGCCGCACGCTGGCCGAGGTGGCGCCGGCCGCCCGCTACGGCGTCATGGTGGTCGGGGCGAAGCTGCCCGGCAGACCGTACGAGTACGCCGTGGCGGAGACGGTGCTCCCCGAGGGCTCCCTGCTGATCGTGGAAGGCGGCATCGACCAGGTGCAACGGTTCGCCGGGCTGACCTGA